The following coding sequences lie in one Xylocopa sonorina isolate GNS202 chromosome 7, iyXylSono1_principal, whole genome shotgun sequence genomic window:
- the Sec24cd gene encoding COPII coat complex component secretory 24CD, whose translation MNPQYIQQQQQQQQPRQQPGYFPGPPTSLPYGEVNSNVSSNMLKSLPMNSQTYASQKPMQGPQTTNLHQYQAPYYVNDMQTQGNIQYESSANNPHVVPPPTSQNNIVSQMTNMSLGDQQRPPSAQNFPPPPLPGKNSPTMSTSSNVNGFNNSLETTALGSGSTGQTDPGGKSGPPIPGHNTQEQRTTLKASTPQPTGPPFSGHSTGTTPGHYYPGQNLPSEVFNAGLSSPSQHQSGQMSVTDTSGQSNFSRPPLGQKSTAPPLPGQQNISSPMTLGQQNLPEPPLSNQQSHNNALMQGVHGQQNLSGPSLSKQNLSGPPLQTQQNLAGPPLSGPPIPGQHYSPLQGQQKPSHSYGEPPNAAMSNLSGPPLMNQQNIHPPSMPVQQNIAPPPLGTQQGFNRPPLLGQNVSSSQMPPLLPGQAIGQMVNTGTNLPQSGQRSYASGPPMPGQNIGNPLGVNRSPPGAMPNYQHPGYQQGYSNDMYNAQRGTYQGGAPGVMGGYQPGTQTQQARRLDPEQMPSPIQVMQDDQRARGGVFITNQKGLVPPLVTTKFVTQDQGNASPRYIRSTMYTVPTTADIIKQTNVPFALIVSPMARTVEDEYEPPIVNMGDIGPVRCVRCKAYMSPFMQFIDAGRRFQCMFCKATTEVPAEYFQHLDHTGQRMDRYERPELMLGTYEYIATKDYCRNNTFPKPPAIVFVIDVSYNTVKSGLVNLLCMQMKSILRHLPIDAGQTKSNMKVGFITYNNTVHFYNINSCLAQPQMMVVGDIQDVFMPLLDGFLCDVEESESVIDGLMAQIPAMFADTRETETILAPAIQAGLEALKASDCAGKLIVFHSSLPIADAPGKLKNRDDRKVLGTEKEKTVLAPQNNVYNNLGQECVGAGCSVDLFVFNNSYVDLATIGQICRLTGGEIYKYTYFQADIDGDRFISDVINNISRPIAFDAIMRVRTSTGVRATDFYGHFFMSNTTDMELASIDCNKAIAIEVKHDDKLTDDEGVYIQAALLYTSCSGIRRLRIINLSLKTSSQMAELYRACDLDAIINYFSKQSVFKLIESTPKTVKDNLIARCANMLAAYRKHCASPSNAGQLILPECMKLLPLYTNSLLKSDALSGGTDMTIDDRSFVMQAVATMPISISVVYTYPRLLPLHDVDPQDTELPQMLRCSIDKFTDDGAYLLENSIHMFLWLGLALSPQWVQAVFGVPSVVQVDTDCTALPVLDTPLNKRIIDIINRVRMERHRCMRLTIVRQREKLEMVLRHFLIEDRGNDGSSSYVDFLCHMHKEIRTLLSQ comes from the exons ATGAATCCGCAGTAtatacagcaacaacaacagcaacaacaaccacGACAACAACCTGGTTACTTTCCTGGTCCTCCAACTTCATTACCATATGGAGAAGTAAATTCTAATGTCTCATCAAATATGTTAAAAAGCCTCCCAATGAATTCCCAAacatatgcttctcaaaaaccaATGCAAGGACCTCAAACTACTAATTTACATCAGTATCAAGCACCATATTATGTAAATGATATGCAAACGCAAG GAAATATTCAGTATGAATCATCTGCAAATAATCCACATGTAGTACCACCTCCAACAAGTCAAAATAATATAGTTAGTCAAATGACGAATATGTCTTTAGGGGATCAACAAAGACCACCATCTGCG caaaattttcctccaccacctctTCCTGGAAAAAATAGTCCAACAATGTCTACATCATCAAATGTAAATGGCTTTAATAATTCATTAGAAACAACAGCGCTAGGAAGTG GTTCTACCGGGCAAACCGACCCTGGCGGAAAATCTGGACCGCCTATTCCTGGACATAATACACAGGAGCAAAGGACAACTCTAAAAGCTTCTACACCACAACCTACTGGTCCTCCATTTTCAGGACATTCTACAGGAACAACTCCTGGTCATTATTATCCCGGGCAAAATTTACCATCGGAAGTGTTCAATGCGGGATTGTCGTCTCCAAGTCAACATCAGTCTGGTCAAATGAGTGTTACTGACACATCTGGGCAGTCGAACTTTTCCAGGCCGCCACTGGGTCAAAAATCCACAGCTCCGCCGTTACCTGGACAACAGAATATTAGTAGTCCAATGACGCTAGGACAACAAAATTTACCGGAACCTCCATTGTCAAATCAACAATCACACAATAATGCACTTATGCAAGGAGTACACGGACAACAAAATTTATCCGGCCCGTCGCTATCGAAACAGAATTTGTCAGGTCCACCGTTGCAAACTCAACAAAATCTAGCGGGTCCCCCACTTTCTGGGCCGCCTATACCGGGACAACATTATTCTCCACTGCAAGGGCAACAAAAACCCAGTCACTCTTATGGGGAACCGCCAAATGCCGCTATGTCCAATTTATCCGGTCCTCCACTGATGAATCAACAAAATATACATCCACCTTCGATGCCTGTTCAACAAAATATTGCCCCACCTCCGTTAGGAACTCAACAAGGCTTCAACAGGCCACCATTATTAGGGCAAAATGTGTCTAGTTCACAAATGCCACCTCTATTACCTGGACAAGCCATAGGACAAATGGTAAATACTGGTACGAACTTACCGCAATCTGGTCAAAGATCATACGCATCTGGGCCACCTATGCCAGGACAAAACATAGGAAATCCTTTGGGGGTTAACAGAAGTCCCCCCGGTGCAATGCCGAATTATCAACATCCAGGATATCAACAAGGCTATAGTAAT GACATGTATAATGCTCAAAGAGGTACATACCAGGGTGGTGCACCAGGGGTAATGGGTGGATACCAGCCGGGTACGCAGACGCAACAAGCTAGACGTTTAGATCCTGAACAAATGCCAAGCCCA ATTCAAGTAATGCAAGACGATCAACGTGCTAGAGGTGGTGTATTCATAACAAATCAAAAGGGATTGGTTCCACCGTTAGTTACAACTAAATTCGTCACACAGGATCAAGGAAACGCGTCCCCTAGATATATCAGATCTACCATGTACACTGTTCCTACCACAGCAGATATTATAAAACAA ACGAACGTTCCGTTTGCTCTAATAGTAAGCCCAATGGCTCGAACAGTAGAAGATGAATACGAACCACCTATCGTAAATATGGGTGATATTGGCCCAGTTCGTTGTGTGCGATGCAAAGCATACATGAGTCCATTCATGCAATTTATTGATGCAGGCAGAAGATTCCAGTGCATGTTTTGTAAAGCAACAACTGAGG TTCCAGCCGAATATTTCCAACATTTAGACCATACTGGTCAACGTATGGATCGTTACGAAAGACCAGAATTAATGTTAGGAACATATGAATATATTGCTACTAAGGATTACTGCAGA AACAATACTTTTCCAAAACCACCAGCTATTGTGTTCGTGATCGATGTGTCATACAACACAGTCAAATCTGGTTTAGTTAATCTACTGTGTATGCAAATGAAGTCAATCTTGCGGCATTTACCTATTGATGCTGGTCAAACGAAGTCAAACATGAAAGTAGGATTTATAACGTACAATAACACGGTGCATTTTTACAATATTAATTCTTGTCTTGCTCAACCACAAATGATGGTTGTCGGGGATATACAAGACGTTTTTATGCCACTTCTCGATGGATTTTTATGCGACGTTGAAGAAAGCGAATCTGTTATCGACGGTTTGATGGCACAAATACCAGCAATGTTTGCAGATACTCGCGAAACAGAAACAATTCTCGCACCAGCGATACAAGCTGGATTGGAAGCATTAAAG GCCTCAGATTGTGCTGGAAAGTTAATAGTTTTCCATTCTTCTCTGCCAATTGCTGATGCACCTGGTAAACTAAAAAATCGTGATGATCGTAAAGTTCTCGGgacggaaaaagaaaaaactgtcttag CTCCGCAAAATAACGTTTACAATAATCTAGGGCAAGAGTGCGTAGGTGCAGGGTGTTCTGTAGATCTGTTTGTTTTTAATAATTCATACGTAGACCTTGCGACGATAGGACAAATCTGCAGATTGACTGGTGGAGAAATTTACAAATACACTTATTTTCAG GCTGATATAGACGGTGACCGTTTTATTTCGGATGTCATTAATAATATCAGTAGACCAATTGCATTCGATGCGATTATGCGTGTACGTACGTCTACCGGTGTTCGAGCAACTGATTTCTATGGACACTTCTTTATGTCAAATACAACCGATATGGAATTAGCTAGTATAGACTGTAACAAG GCCATTGCTATAGAAGTGAAACATGACGATAAACTGACAGATGACGAAGGTGTATACATTCAAGCTGCTTTATTGTATACTTCCTGCAGTGGAATCAGAAGATTGCGTATAATTAATCTCAGTCTAAAAACTTCGTCTCAAATGGCTGAACTATACCGAGCATGTGACCTAGATGCTATCATAAATTACTTCTCTAAACAAA GCGTTTTTAAATTAATTGAATCAACCCCGAAAACTGTAAAGGATAATTTAATCGCAAGATGCGCAAATATGTTGGCCGCGTACCGAAAGCACTGTGCTTCTCCATCTAATGCTGGTCAATTGATATTACCGGAGTGTATGAAGTTACTACCACTTTACACCAACTCGTTGTTaaaaagtgacgcattatctggag GTACTGATATGACTATCGATGATAGATCTTTTGTTATGCAAGCAGTTGCGACTATGCCAATTTCAATATCGGTTGTGTATACCTATCCAAGATTGCTTCCTTTACACGATGTTGATCCACAGGATACAGAATTACCACAAATGTTACGTTGCTCTATCGATAAATTCACAGATGACGGCGCGTACTTATTAG AGAACAGTATCCACATGT
- the LOC143425069 gene encoding steroid receptor RNA activator 1 isoform X2: MQKVLLPGHDPGWNDPPTWAYPSVQSSITPTKRMLNKRVAFPLASVQAVNKESPINKPLNMPPPLQSSISLTTASHGPLLYPSCNSMEGKLSELKIDKEETLNNVLTNLKAAIDEHISEENKAEEVKKRLDVLKAAWLEDKINDVMYKNILDLSIALREGNVEKADEIHVALMMQHASLCSAWIPGVRHIILELKSKMKNSSLTQSENAEPHLLSVEENK; the protein is encoded by the exons ATGCAAAAGGTTTTACTACCTGGTCATGATCCTGGATGGAATGATCCTCCAACATGGGCTTATCCCTCTGTGCAAAGTTCTATAACTCCCACTAAAAGAATGCTGAACAAGAGGGTGGCATTTCCTTTGGCATCGGTGCAAGCTGTGAACAAAGAATCACCTATAAACAAACCCTTAAATATGCCACCACCGTTACAATCATCGATTAGCTTAACAACTGCATCACATGGTCCATTGTTGTATCCTTCATGTAACAGTATGGAAGGGAAACTTAGCGAACTAAAGATCGACAAGGAGGAGACATTAAATAATGTTTTGACAAATTTGAAGGCTGCGATCGATGAGCACATATCAGAGGAAAATAAGGCTGAAGAAGTGAAGAAGAGATTGGATGTATTGAAGGCTGCATGGCTTGAAGATAAAATAAATGACGTGATGTACAAGAATATTTTAGATTTGTCAATAG CTTTAAGGGAAGGAAATGTTGAAAAAGCAGATGAAATACATGTTGCACTGATGATGCAGCATGCTAGTCTATGCAGTGCATGGATACCTGGAGTTAGGCATATTATTTTAGAATTGAAAAGTAAAATGAAAAACTCTAGTCTAACACAATCTGAAAATGCTGAACCACATTTATTATCAGTTGAAGAGAATAAATAA
- the LOC143425069 gene encoding steroid receptor RNA activator 1 isoform X1, translating into MSEKETSQNQSMQKVLLPGHDPGWNDPPTWAYPSVQSSITPTKRMLNKRVAFPLASVQAVNKESPINKPLNMPPPLQSSISLTTASHGPLLYPSCNSMEGKLSELKIDKEETLNNVLTNLKAAIDEHISEENKAEEVKKRLDVLKAAWLEDKINDVMYKNILDLSIALREGNVEKADEIHVALMMQHASLCSAWIPGVRHIILELKSKMKNSSLTQSENAEPHLLSVEENK; encoded by the exons ATGAGCGAAAAGGAAACAA GTCAGAATCAGTCTATGCAAAAGGTTTTACTACCTGGTCATGATCCTGGATGGAATGATCCTCCAACATGGGCTTATCCCTCTGTGCAAAGTTCTATAACTCCCACTAAAAGAATGCTGAACAAGAGGGTGGCATTTCCTTTGGCATCGGTGCAAGCTGTGAACAAAGAATCACCTATAAACAAACCCTTAAATATGCCACCACCGTTACAATCATCGATTAGCTTAACAACTGCATCACATGGTCCATTGTTGTATCCTTCATGTAACAGTATGGAAGGGAAACTTAGCGAACTAAAGATCGACAAGGAGGAGACATTAAATAATGTTTTGACAAATTTGAAGGCTGCGATCGATGAGCACATATCAGAGGAAAATAAGGCTGAAGAAGTGAAGAAGAGATTGGATGTATTGAAGGCTGCATGGCTTGAAGATAAAATAAATGACGTGATGTACAAGAATATTTTAGATTTGTCAATAG CTTTAAGGGAAGGAAATGTTGAAAAAGCAGATGAAATACATGTTGCACTGATGATGCAGCATGCTAGTCTATGCAGTGCATGGATACCTGGAGTTAGGCATATTATTTTAGAATTGAAAAGTAAAATGAAAAACTCTAGTCTAACACAATCTGAAAATGCTGAACCACATTTATTATCAGTTGAAGAGAATAAATAA
- the LOC143425398 gene encoding uncharacterized protein LOC143425398, with protein sequence MALFHPSDIYKESWLLLGIIKVLGLYPIIFSRTACTNYIYVMLLLICFGTLQTYVFHHTVYTFAALIDVNSTFLFRGLRYLINIILFPIILISSMHQNLKLRSAFEQMDNVDQNIKFLNTEIDHTLCMKSDITIITTVIFMVVMSNLMDYYGLLGDDTYFKYLFISWMLERVPDFVYVIVICSFTVLMNKIKFRFQQINLMLNTITKGKSFVSISETSDANDVFRCKLLKWLRIELCKTITLLNEAYGSRFKILLMIYVSYICLHICILYIHGFNSLYMVDVNLTVVWCIIDFIKLVYLLQLYRNLTLEYI encoded by the exons ATGGCGTTGTTTCATCCTTCTGATATTTACAAGGAATCCTGGCTATTATTGGGTATAATAAAGGTTTTAG GCTTATACCCTATAATATTTTCCAGAACTGCATGTACGAATTACATATATGTAATGTTATTATTAATATGTTTTGGGACTCTTCAAACGTATGTGTTCCATCACACAGTCTATACGTTTGCCGCACTAATTGACGTAAATTCAACATTTTTGTTCAGAGGATTAAGATATCTCATAAACATCATTTTATTTcctataatattaatttcaagTATGCATCAAAATTTAAAACTAAGAAGCGCATTCGAACAAATGGATAACGTTGACCAAAACATAAAATTCTTGAATACAGAAATCGATCATACTTTGTGCATGAAAAGTGATATTACTATAATTACTACTGTTATATTTATGGTAGTAATGTCCAATTTAATGGACTACTATGGATTATTAGGCGACGATACATATTTTAAGTACTTATTTATTTCATGGATGTTGGAACGAGTACCCGATTTTGTTTACGTCATAGTAATATGTTCGTTCACCGTGCTTATGAAtaaaattaagtttagattccAACAAATCAATCTGATGTTGAACACTATTACCAAAGGAAAAAGTTTCGTTTCCATTTCTGAAACATCTGATGCGAATGACG TTTTTAGATGCAAGTTGTTGAAATGGCTTCGAATTGAATTGTGCAAAACAATAACACTCTTAAACGAAGCATATGGATCTCGGTTCAAAATTTTATTAATGATATATGTTTCATATATCTGTTTACACATTTGCATCCTCTATATTCACGGATTTAATTCATTATATATGGTTGATGTGAATCTAACTGTTGTATGGTGTATCATAGACTTCATTAAACTGGTCTATCTACTTCAATTGTATCGCAATTTAACGCTAGAG TACATTTAA